One window of Oryza brachyantha chromosome 12, ObraRS2, whole genome shotgun sequence genomic DNA carries:
- the LOC121055978 gene encoding uncharacterized protein LOC121055978 yields MRYGEVVHFSHPQHRLRLEHADTPFRCDGCREVGIGARFRCPFPGCDHDLHRQCALPLSPPPPPLRHPFYPRCAFVFLARAPGAPGTRYCNACGRDVAGFVYHCRSCGFDLHPCCATLPHVLDAGGGRGGGGAAARLYLHPKAATACHRCGHRGRSWTYRSSCKSYSLHVACVMDMLVESWHGVGRHKGAGGGGGNVYDGATVAGSGGYRVPVIRGAAKSSHASRGGSSSYWGRKSKVKRCCEIAGFAAQVVISAVLGDPTALIAGVIGSLIAR; encoded by the coding sequence atgaggTACGGCGAGGTGGTGCACTTCAGCCACCCGCAGCACCGGCTGCGGCTGGAGCACGCCGACACGCCGTTCCGGTGCGACGGCTGCCGCGAGGTCGGCATCGGCGCGCGCTTCCGGTGCCCGTTCCCGGGGTGCGACCACGACCTCCACCGCCAGTGCGCGCTCCCGctgtccccgccgccgccgccgctccgccaccCGTTCTACCCGCGCTgcgccttcgtcttcctcGCGCGGGCGCCGGGGGCGCCCGGGACGCGGTACTGCAACGCCTGCGGCCGCGACGTCGCCGGGTTCGTGTACCACTGCCGCTCCTGCGGATTCGACCTTCACCCGTGCTGCGCCACGCTGCCGCACGtcctcgacgccggcggcgggcgagggggaggaggcgcggccGCGAGGCTGTACCTGCACccgaaggcggcgacggcgtgccaCCGGTGCGGGCACCGCGGCCGGAGCTGGACGTACCGGAGCAGCTGCAAGAGCTACAGCCTCCACGTCGCCTGCGTCATGGACATGCTCGTCGAGAGCTGGCACGGCGTCGGCCGCCACAagggcgctggcggcggcggcggcaatgtgtacgacggcgcgacggtggcggggagCGGCGGGTACAGGGTGCCGGTGatacgcggcgcggcgaagagCAGCCACGCGAGCAGGGGAGGGTCGTCGTCGTACTGGGGCAGGAAGAGCAAGGTCAAGCGGTGCTGCGAGATCGCCGGCTTCGCGGCGCAGGTCGTCATCTCAGCGGTGCTCGGCGACCCCACCGCCCTCATCGCCGGCGTCATCGGCTCGCTCATCGCGCGGtga
- the LOC102714247 gene encoding phosphatidylinositol-glycan biosynthesis class X protein isoform X1, whose translation MAAGSGAWLLALAVVVAWVAGVAAASLSPPGQVDTGQKFINCMPCSRRYVFDVYHDILTGQLQRRDLIETSHSDDLCKGLDYDLDVPKLSEFHRQLVGEGSHRRLVYQVKFSKCADAVANFLDNYLANLVVIENLPNGVFADPFELQHFVERKVFLDVHVFGDTNLELPSALSNRSAVEIHVDLRSSVSVDCNLVVELPLHARYPPLDANGYATVEFGNPDLLLRYRKKDTIADSCSWLLKDLDAAPVEKAEWRIPCGDKAHLEFVSSVTFLSALVCSIFIVIAALFY comes from the exons ATGGCCGCGGGGAGCGGGGCATGGTTGCTCGCCTTGGCGGTCGTCGTGGCTTGGGTCGCCGGCGTTGCCGCGGCCTCGTTGTCGCCGCCTGGGCAG GTAGATACCGGCCAGAAATTCATCAACTGTATGCCATGCTCTAGGAGATATGTTTTTGATGTGTACCATGATATCTTAACGGGCCAGCTTCAACGTCGCGACTTGATTGAAACATCTCATTCTGATGACTTGTGCAAAGGACTTGATTATGACCTTGATGTGCCTAAGCTTTCAGAATTTCACCGGCAACTGGTTGGTGAAGGCTCTCACCGCCGTCTAGTCTATCAGGTGAAATTTTCTAAGTGTGCAGATGCAGTGGCTAATTTCCTTGATAACTATCTTGCCAATCTGGTGGTAATTGAAAATCTCCCGAATGGGGTGTTCGCTGACCCATTTGAGCTACAACATTTTGTTGAGCGGAAAG TATTTCTTGATGTTCATGTTTTCGGAGATACCAACCTTGAGCTGCCTTCAGCTCTATCTAACCGGTCAGCTGTGGAAATCCATGTTGATCTCAGGTCAAGTGTGTCAGTGGATTGTAATCTCGTAGTAGAGCTGCCTCTCCATGCTAGATACCCG CCTCTTGATGCCAATGGTTATGCGACGGTTGAGTTTGGTAATCCAGATCTACTTCTACGCTACAGAAAAAAGGATACAATTGCTGATTCCTGCTCGTGGTTGCTTAAAGATCTTGATGCTGCACCCGTGGAGAAAGCTGAATGGCGCATACCCTGTGGAGACAAAGCGCACTTGGAATTTGTATCTAGTGTCACTTTTCTTTCAGCACTAGTTTGCTCGATTTTCATAGTCATAGCTGCTCTATTTTATTGA
- the LOC102703746 gene encoding wall-associated receptor kinase-like 14 isoform X1: MHLAGGLVLFLLLILPDGALSATATGRGCQRRCGGLVVPYPLGFSGDCPVLLSCDERSGSKVAVLRRPTNGSTTPSTGQQYTVVVDKPFDSTNSSFVVSLPPSCDRDVLRARRWLAGANYGVTSRSGLFVRGCRNAASTNCTLPAEAMSTMLRTAACGGAASSNGTPSSSVACVATISTEEEMARGVGLFARWDKVDQLGCDQLLTSVYADTREGRFSLEFSMAELGWWVNGNCSAAAAAGSGGDIDKAGRCAANATCHDVQTPTGEWGHRCSCKDGMDGDGFAAGDGCFFAAKSSRKKILMIVGGVLAGTVAAGVLLLCCARCRRSAGGGRYGSDRLAAKRLLSEAASSSGVPVYSYHEVTRATNSFSHTHRLGTGAYGTVYVGKLPASSPSLVAIKRLRRRYDDDDDTAVALLLNEVKLISSLSHPNLVRLLGCCLDRGEQILVYEFVPNGTLAHHLAGGGLPWRARLGVAAETAAAIAYLHSTRPPILHRDVKSSNILLDGDLRPKLADFGLSRAVRLEASLSHVSTAPQGTPGYLDPEYHQNFHLSDKSDVYSFGVVLLELITAMKVVDFARPAAEVNLASLALDRIGKGRVDDIVDPALVDRGDEWVMLSVRHVSELAFRCLAFQKDVRPCMSEVAAELSRIRDAAPASVPGARTGASRPMMVDIGFDGVDTTPAAAKKAGSPVSVQDVWISDQSSPSTNGSMPRFA; the protein is encoded by the exons AtgcacctcgccggcggcctcgtCCTCTTTCTCCTCTTGATTCTTCCCGATGGAGCTctctccgccaccgccaccgggaGGGGATGCCAACGCCGGTGCGGCGGTTTGGTTGTCCCCTACCCTCTCGGCTTCTCCGGTGACTGCCCGGTCCTGCTTTCCTGCGACGAGAGGAGCGGCTCCAAGGTGGCGGTGCTCCGGCGCCCGACCAACGGCTCGACGACGCCCTCGACGGGTCAGCAGtacaccgtcgtcgtcgacaaGCCGTTCGACTCGACCAACTCCTCATTCGTCGTCTCCCTCCCGCCGTCGTGCGACCGGGACGTCCTCCGAGCGAGGCGGTGGCTCGCCGGCGCGAACTACGGCGTGACGTCGCGCAGCGGGCTGTTCGTCCGCGGCTGCCGGAACGCGGCGAGCACCAACTGCACCCTCCCTGCCGAGGCCATGTCCACGATGCTACGcacggcggcgtgcggcggcgccgccagcAGCAACGGGACCCCGTCGTCCTCGGTGGCGTGCGTCGCGACGATCTcgacggaggaggagatggcgaGGGGCGTGGGCCTGTTCGCGCGGTGGGACAAGGTCGACCAGCTCGGCTGCGATCAGCTGCTGACGTCGGTGTACGCCGACACGCGGGAGGGGCGGTTCTCGCTGGAGTTCTCCATGGCGGAGCTGGGGTGGTGGGTCAACGGGAactgcagcgccgccgccgccgccggctccggcggcgacaTCGACAAGGCCGGGCGGTGCGCGGCGAACGCGACGTGCCACGACGTGCAGACCCCGACCGGCGAGTGGGGCCACCGGTGCTCGTGCAAGGACGGGATGGACGGCGACgggttcgccgccggcgacgggtgCTTCTTCGCCG cCAAGAGCTCCAGGAAGAAAATTCTGATGATAGTTGGag GTGTCTTGGCGGGAACGGTGGCGGCCGGGGTGCTCCTCCTCTGCTGCGCGCGTTGCCGGcgctccgccggcggcggccggtacGGCTCCGACCGGCTGGCGGCGAAGCGGCTGCTGTcggaggcggcgtcgtcgaGCGGCGTGCCGGTGTACTCGTACCACGAGGTGACGCGCGCCACCAACTCCTTCTCCCACACGCACCGCCTCGGCACGGGCGCGTACGGCACGGTGTACGTCGGCAAGCtgccggcgagctcgccgtcgctgGTGGCGATCAAGCGGCTCCGGCGCCgatacgacgacgacgacgacacggcCGTGGCGCTGCTGCTCAACGAGGTGAAGCTCATCTCGTCGCTGAGCCACCCCAACCTGGTCCGCCTCCTCGGCTGCTGCCTCGACCGCGGTGAGCAGATCCTCGTCTACGAGTTCGTCCCCAACGGCACGCTCGcccaccacctcgccggcgggggCCTCCCGTGGCGGGCGCGGctcggcgtggcggcggagacggcggcggcgatagCCTACCTGCACTCCACGCGGCCGCCCATCCTCCACCGCGACGTCAAGTCCAGCAACATCCTCCTCGACGGCGACCTCCGCCCCAAGCTCGCCGACTTCGGCCTCTCCCGCGCCGTCCGCCTCGAGGCGTCGCTGTCGCACGTGTCCACGGCGCCGCAGGGCACGCCGGGGTACCTCGACCCGGAGTACCACCAGAACTTCCACCTCTCCGACAAGAGCGACGTCTACAGCTtcggcgtcgtcctcctcgagCTCATCACCGCCATGAAGGTCGTCGACTTCGCCCGCCCGGCGGCCGAGGTGAAcctcgcctccctcgcgcTCGACCGCATCGGGAAGGGCCGCGTCGACGACATCGTCGACCCGGCGCTCGTCGACCGCGGCGACGAGTGGGTCATGCTCTCCGTCCGCCACGTCAGCGAGCTCGCGTTCCGGTGCCTGGCGTTCCAGAAGGACGTCAGGCCGTGCATGAgcgaggtcgccgccgagctcaGCCGGATCAGGGACGCCGCCCCGGCATCCGTGCCGGGAGCCCGAACCGGAGCCAGCCGCCCTATGATGGTCGACATCGGCTTCGACGGCGTGGAcaccacgccggcggcggcgaagaaggcCGGGTCGCCGGTGTCGGTGCAGGACGTGTGGATCAGCGACCAGAGCTCGCCGTCGACCAACGGCTCCATGCCGCGCTTTGCTTAG
- the LOC102714247 gene encoding phosphatidylinositol-glycan biosynthesis class X protein isoform X2 — MPCSRRYVFDVYHDILTGQLQRRDLIETSHSDDLCKGLDYDLDVPKLSEFHRQLVGEGSHRRLVYQVKFSKCADAVANFLDNYLANLVVIENLPNGVFADPFELQHFVERKVFLDVHVFGDTNLELPSALSNRSAVEIHVDLRSSVSVDCNLVVELPLHARYPPLDANGYATVEFGNPDLLLRYRKKDTIADSCSWLLKDLDAAPVEKAEWRIPCGDKAHLEFVSSVTFLSALVCSIFIVIAALFY, encoded by the exons ATGCCATGCTCTAGGAGATATGTTTTTGATGTGTACCATGATATCTTAACGGGCCAGCTTCAACGTCGCGACTTGATTGAAACATCTCATTCTGATGACTTGTGCAAAGGACTTGATTATGACCTTGATGTGCCTAAGCTTTCAGAATTTCACCGGCAACTGGTTGGTGAAGGCTCTCACCGCCGTCTAGTCTATCAGGTGAAATTTTCTAAGTGTGCAGATGCAGTGGCTAATTTCCTTGATAACTATCTTGCCAATCTGGTGGTAATTGAAAATCTCCCGAATGGGGTGTTCGCTGACCCATTTGAGCTACAACATTTTGTTGAGCGGAAAG TATTTCTTGATGTTCATGTTTTCGGAGATACCAACCTTGAGCTGCCTTCAGCTCTATCTAACCGGTCAGCTGTGGAAATCCATGTTGATCTCAGGTCAAGTGTGTCAGTGGATTGTAATCTCGTAGTAGAGCTGCCTCTCCATGCTAGATACCCG CCTCTTGATGCCAATGGTTATGCGACGGTTGAGTTTGGTAATCCAGATCTACTTCTACGCTACAGAAAAAAGGATACAATTGCTGATTCCTGCTCGTGGTTGCTTAAAGATCTTGATGCTGCACCCGTGGAGAAAGCTGAATGGCGCATACCCTGTGGAGACAAAGCGCACTTGGAATTTGTATCTAGTGTCACTTTTCTTTCAGCACTAGTTTGCTCGATTTTCATAGTCATAGCTGCTCTATTTTATTGA
- the LOC121056068 gene encoding RING-H2 finger protein ATL65 translates to MLAVVGAALLVVLYARLVSRVFRAARRRWRRRRRRRLLMIPGSPTDDSFATFTTYDNYYHTFSPYGLDDAAIKSLPSAQFLKSSAMASRGGGGGESAARDCAVCLLEFADGDELRALPLCAHAFHADCIDVWLRAHASCPLCRAAVALPPPVASPVRAARRVRPSLDDLLFFHPVPQPPHATDPSAAPEISPASPDQVGPRDDFLLKRSYSFGFERHLLAVDAPSTASPPWRYRLSIGGGGGADGPTRGGRSSFWSKRWPSPFGGGGGGAAAAPRVFSFRSYRSAAAKSSPFSRRRTGAGAPAPGFFIMMWRDETTLSCRLIGMTMTWQDNNSVANRFARQCW, encoded by the exons ATGCTGGCGGTGGTGGGAGCGGCGCTGCTGGTGGTGCTGTATGCGCGGCTGGTGAGCCGCGTGTtccgggcggcgcggcggcggtggcggaggcggcggcggaggaggctgctCATGATCCCGGGCTCCCCCACCGACGACTCCTTCGCGACGTTCACCACCTACGACAACTACTACCACACCTTCTCGCCGTACGGGCTGGACGACGCGGCCATCAAGTCGCTGCCGTCGGCGCAGTTCCTCAAGTCGTCGGCGATGGCGTcacgcggcgggggcgggggggaGAGCGCCGCCCGCGACTGCGCCGTGTGCCTGCTCGAgttcgccgacggcgacgagctccGCGCGCTGCCGCTCTGCGCGCACGCGTTCCACGCTGACTGCATCGACGTCTGGCTCCGCGCGCACGCCTCCTGCCCGctctgccgcgccgccgtcgcgctgccTCCCCCCGTCGCCTccccggtccgcgccgcccgccgcgtgCGCCCAAGCCTCGACgacctcctcttcttccaccCCGTCCCCCAACCACCACACGCCACCgacccctccgccgcgccggagaTCAGCCCGGCGAGCCCAGACCAAGTCGGCCCGAGAGACGACTTCCTCCTCAAGCGCTCCTACTCCTTCGGCTTCGagcgccacctcctcgccgTGGACGCCCCCTCCACCGCGTCTCCGCCCTGGCGCTACCGCCTcagcatcggcggcggcggcggcgccgacggacCAACCCGCGGCGGGCGCAGCAGCTTCTGGAGCAAGCGCTGGCCATCCCCGttcggcgggggcggcggcggcgccgccgccgccccccgcgTCTTCTCCTTCCGCTCCTACCGCTCCGCCGCAGCGAAATCTTCCCCGttctcccgccgccgcaccggcgccggcgcccccgCCCCAGGCTTCTTCAT TATGATGTGGCGGGACGAGACAACGCTGTCATGCCGCCTGATCGGCATGACAatgacgtggcaagacaacaaTAGCGTGGCAAACCGTTTCGCCCGCCAATGTTGGTGA
- the LOC102713699 gene encoding BTB/POZ domain-containing protein At3g50780-like has protein sequence MEESRPKRVEPAQAARMRTVPIAVTPEGFWCCPSPAALHKSLKNPHHHSKPPPPQPQPQQQHKTASAPHSRAPSVQNAPSVTDEPVAGDAPDEQQHAQPAAAAAAAEEHKICVGFGQPETSDLTVMLYGKEGIAVRMSVHRDVLCRSSGFFAEKLAAASGGGGGHGSPAVPSCVEIHDCDDAEIYVETVGLMYCDEAKHKLLKQNVSRVLRIMKVAESLGFHACVKSCLDYLEAVPWVGEEEDNVVSSIRHLQSKAYGVSPLLKRVTSDNLKSPTDTLAHIMEMVLKSTDDRARREMKSLVLNLLKDNSHCTDGSSDICSELLYSSCRGCLDRLRLLFGEASEPDFSAQLTRQITLETDNLLWLVEILVNQRICDDFVTLWASQSEIAELHGKLPVASRHTVSCVTARLFVGIGRGEMLPSKNTRLLLLQVWLQALIDDYSWLQCSCRSFDRKLVEEGIGQTILTLPLEDQRSMLLAWLGRFLKLGDNCPNLQRAFEVWWRRTFVRPYVSQAR, from the exons ATGGAGGAATCGAGGCCGAAGAGGGTGGagccggcgcaggcggcgaggATGCGGACCGTGCCGATCGCCGTCACGCCGGAGGGGTTCTGGTGCtgcccgtcgccggcggcgctgcaCAAGAGCCTCAAGAACCCGCACCACCACagcaagccgccgccgccgcagccgcagccgcagcagcagcacaagaCCGCATCTGCGCCTCACTCCAGGGCGCCTTCGGTCCAGAACGCGCCGTCCGTGACCGACGAGCCGGTCGCCGGAGACGCTCCCGACGAGCAGCAGCACGCccagccggccgccgcggcggcggccgcagaGGAGCACAAGATCTGCGTCGGGTTTGGGCAGCCGGAGACGAGCGACCTGACGGTGATGCTGTACGGCAAGGAAGGGATCGCCGTCAGGATGAGCGTGCACAGGGACGTCCTCTGCCGGAGCAGCGGCTTCTTCGCCGagaagctcgccgccgcctccggtggcggtggcggccatgGCTCTCCCGCTGTGCCCTCCTGCGTCGAGATCCATGACTGTGACGATGCTGAGATCTATGTGGAGACCGTCGGGCTCATGTACTGCGACGAGGCAAAGCACAAGCTGCTCAAGCAGAATGTCTCGCGTGTTCTTCGCATTATGaag GTTGCCGAGTCACTTGGTTTTCACGCATGCGTCAAGTCATGCTTGGATTATTTGGAAGCTGTTCCCTGGGTTGGTGAGGAAGAAGACAATGTTGTGTCGTCAATACGGCATCTTCAGAGCAAGGCTTACGGAGTTAGTCCTCTGCTGAAAAGAGTTACTTCTGACAATCTAAAGTCACCAACCGATACATTGGCTCATATAATGGAGATGGTATTGAAGAGCACCGATGACAGGGCGCGTCGGGAAATGAAATCACTGGTTCTGAATCTTCTAAAAGACAACAGCCATTGCACAGATGGATCATCGGATATCTGTTCAGAATTGTTGTACAGTTCATGCCGAGGTTGCTTAGACAGACTCCGTCTACTGTTTGGAGAAGCATCAGAACCAGATTTTTCGGCTCAACTTACACGCCAAATAACCCTCGAGACAGACAATCTCCTCTGGTTGGTTGAGATATTGGTTAACCAGCGGATTTGCGATGATTTCGTGACTCTATGGGCAAGCCAAAGTGAGATTGCAGAATTACATGGAAAATTACCAGTTGCCTCTCGTCACACTGTTAGCTGTGTCACAGCGAGGCTTTTTGTTGGAATTGGAAGAGGAGAGATGCTTCCATCCAAGAACACTCGTCTTCTTCTCTTGCAAGTCTGGCTGCAAGCACTCATTGATGACTACTCATGGTTACAATGCAGCTGCCGGTCATTTGATAGGAAGCTCGTTGAGGAAGGAATCGGGCAGACAATCCTGACACTTCCATTGGAAGATCAACGGTCGATGCTACTAGCATGGCTTGGGAGGTTCCTGAAGCTAGGGGATAACTGCCCTAATCTGCAGAGGGCATTTGAAGTATGGTGGAGGAGGACTTTTGTCAGGCCTTATGTCAGTCAGGCAAGGTAA
- the LOC102704026 gene encoding octanoyltransferase LIP2p, chloroplastic-like: MTSFCAALPFPVVSRVASPMPSRPRSRRRRRPSLAAGCCQGAPRSAGAPVAVGSAAAGGGGTRRCELFDLHQQVVPFAESWAWQQSIVLRRKGLVGTNEDHSDTLIALQHPPVYTLGTDSTEDYLHFNVKDAPFEVHRIDRGGEVTYHGPGQLVMYPILNLRYHQMDLHWYFRSLEEGIRKLQQ, from the exons ATGACCTCCTTCTGTGCCGCCCTGCCCTTCCCAGTGGTCTCCAGGGTGGCCTCCCCCATGCCGTCACGCCCCCGCTcccggcggcggagaaggccCAGCCTGGCGGCCGGATGCTGCCAGGGCGCGCCACGAAGCGCGGGAGCTCCGGTGGCGGTGGGTTCAgccgcagccggcggcggcggcacgaggaG GTGTGAGTTATTTGATCTCCACCAGCAGGTGGTTCCATTTGCGGAATCTTGGGCTTGGCAGCAGTCCATTGTGTTAAGGAGGAAAGGGTTGGTAGGCACAAATGAAGATCACTCAGACACCTTAATCGCACTGCAGCACCCACCAGTTTATACCCTGGGCACTGACAGCACCGAGGATTACCTCCATTTCAATGTTAAAGATGCTCCTTTTGAGGTTCACCGTATTGACCGTGGTGGGGAGGTGACATATCATGGTCCTGGACAG CTTGTAATGTACCCGATTCTCAACTTGCGCTATCATCAAATGGACCTTCATTGGTACTTTAGATCGCTTGAAGAG GGAATAAGAAAGTTGCAGCAATAG
- the LOC102713970 gene encoding protein DA1-related 1-like: protein MGWLNKIFKGSVNRVSRGHYDGNWHEGHPSDNIGGAYDESDNEDIDRAIALSLSEEQNKGKAVDIDYSLEEDEQLARALQESLNADSPPRQNIPVENVPTERVPSREPPQIPFHSAGYRTCAGCKNPIGHGRFLSCMDSVWHPQCFRCFACNKPISEFEFAMHEDQPYHKSCYKEFFHPKCDVCKNFIPTNKNGLIEYRAHPFWMQKYCPSHEDDGTPRCCSCERMEPMDVKYITLDDGRKLCLECLNSSIMDTPECQHLYMDIQEFFEGLNMKVEQQVPILLVERQALNEALEAEKNGHHLPETRGLCLSEEQIVRTILRRPIIGPGNRILDMITAPYKLERRCEVTAILILYGLPRLQTGSILAHEMMHAYLRLKGFRSLSPQVEEGICQVLSHMWLESEIIFGSSASMSATSVASSSSSSSTPTSSKKGAKTEFEKKLGAFIKHQIETDSSEAYGDGFRAANRAVESYGLRSTLNHIKITGSFPY, encoded by the exons ATGGGTtggttaaataaaatattcaaagGTTCAGTAAATAGAGTTTCAAGGGGGCATTATGATGGAAACTGGCATGAAGGTCATCCATCAGATAACATTGGA GGGGCATATGATGAAAGTGATAATGAAGATATTGATCGTGCTATTGCATTATCTTTGTCAGAAGAACAAAATAAGGGAAAAGCTGTTG ATATTGATTATAGTTTGGAGGAAGATGAACAACTTGCACGAGCTCTCCAGGAGAGCCTTAATGCTGACTCTCCTCCACGTCAGAATATTCCTGTTGAGAATGTTCCAACAGAGCGTGTTCCCTCAAGAGAGCCACCTCAGATTCCATTCCACTCAGCTGGATACAG AACTTGTGCTGGATGCAAAAACCCAATTGGTCATGGACGTTTTCTTAGTTGTATGGATTCAGTTTGGCATCCTCAGTGCTTCAGGTGTTTTGCTTGCAACAAGCCCATATCTGAGTTTGAG tttgcTATGCATGAAGATCAGCCATACCACAAATCATGTTACAAAGAattttttcatccaaaatgCGATGTCTGCAAGAACTTT ATTCCAACAAACAAGAATGGGCTGATCGAATATCGAGCACATCCATTCTGGATGCAAAAGTACTGTCCTTCCCACGAAGATGATGGCACTCCTAGGTGTTGCAGTTGTGAAAGAATGGAG CCGATGGACGTCAAATACATCACGTTAGATGATGGGAGGAAACTCTGCTTGGAATGTCTCAACTCTTCAATAATGGATACACCAGAGTGCCAACACCTTTATATGGACATTCAGGAATTTTTTGAAGGTTTGAACATGAAAGTAGAGCAACAAGTTCCAATACTGTTGGTTGAGAGACAGGCTCTGAACGAAGCTTTGGAAGCTGAGAAAAAT GGGCATCATCTTCCTGAAACCAGGGGACTGTGTCTTTCTGAAGAGCAAATTGTCAGAACG ATCTTAAGAAGACCAATAATCGGACCAGGAAACAGAATTTTAGATATGATCACAGCACCATATAAGCTGGAAAGACGGTGTGAAGTGACTGCGATCCTGATATTATATGGATTGCCAAG ACTACAAACCGGCTCGATTCTTGCCCATGAAATGATGCATGCGTATCTACGTCTGAAAG GATTTCGGTCTCTTAGCCCCCAGGTTGAAGAAGGCATATGTCAAGTTCTCTCCCACATGTGGCTGGAGTCAGAGATCATCTTTGGTTCTAGTGCCAGCATGTCAGCCACCTCcgtggcgtcgtcgtcgtcgtcgtcttcgacGCCTACCTCATCAAAGAAGGGCGCAAAGACTGAGTTCGAGAAGAAGCTGGGAGCATTCATCAAGCATCAGATCGAAACGGATTCGTCTGAGGCGTATGGAGACGGTTTTCGAGCAGCCAATCGGGCCGTCGAGAGCTACGGCCTGAGAAGCACCCTTAATCATATTAAGATCACAGGATCTTTCCCATATtga